Proteins co-encoded in one Prescottella sp. R16 genomic window:
- a CDS encoding TIGR02234 family membrane protein: MSANTAGRRATGVAALLLAAAALCLWGSSRMTWVTVTSSDGLGEDRVTTLDGGTWAAATTPLALVLVAAIAAAFAVRGWVVRIVGGLVAVAAVVAAVPAIGLLTSGASNEQASDIAGFERVATQVTATDVAVLPALLVLLGSLLALVAAVLLVRKPAATGGLSSKYDSPAARREAAGRGTNGQTDEPPTQRMLWDALDAGDDPTDGDTVPDPDSGSTDVSKGTPGSGTRPEDG, translated from the coding sequence ATGAGTGCGAACACGGCAGGACGCCGGGCCACCGGAGTGGCGGCGCTGCTGCTCGCGGCCGCGGCGCTGTGCCTGTGGGGGTCGTCGCGCATGACGTGGGTGACGGTCACGTCGTCCGACGGCCTCGGTGAGGATCGGGTGACGACCCTCGACGGCGGCACGTGGGCGGCCGCGACCACCCCGCTCGCGCTGGTGCTGGTCGCCGCGATCGCTGCCGCGTTCGCGGTGCGCGGCTGGGTCGTCCGGATCGTCGGTGGTCTCGTCGCGGTCGCCGCGGTGGTGGCCGCCGTGCCCGCGATCGGGTTGCTCACGTCCGGTGCGTCGAACGAACAGGCCTCGGACATCGCGGGATTCGAGCGGGTCGCGACGCAGGTGACCGCGACCGACGTGGCGGTCCTACCGGCGCTGCTGGTGCTGCTCGGGTCGCTGCTCGCGCTCGTCGCTGCGGTACTGCTCGTCCGTAAACCTGCTGCGACGGGCGGGCTTTCGTCCAAATACGACAGTCCCGCGGCCCGCCGGGAGGCGGCCGGGCGCGGGACGAACGGGCAGACGGACGAGCCGCCCACCCAGCGCATGTTGTGGGACGCGCTCGACGCGGGCGACGATCCGACGGACGGTGACACGGTGCCCGATCCGGATTCGGGGAGCACCGATGTGAGCAAGGGCACGCCGGGTTCGGGTACCCGCCCGGAGGACGGCTGA
- a CDS encoding anthranilate synthase component I, whose protein sequence is MRGESTTVPAPPSITEGQVVDDSTTTREQFRALAAEHRVVPVVRKVLADAETPLSAYSKLAGGRPGTFLLESAENGRSWSRWSFIGAGSPAALTVRDGEAAWFGNVPAGAPSGGDPIAALGRTLELLRSERLPGLPPLTGGMVGFLGYDAVRRLERLPEHAVDDLQIPEMVMLLATDLAAVDHHEGAITLIANAVNWDGSDERVDEAYDDAVARLDRMTEALSAPARSTVSTFARPRPEFHRQRTTEGFGADVRRLIGEIEAGEAFQVVLSQRFEMDCDAEPIDVYRMLRASNPSPYMYLVQVPDGDGDTAFSIVGSSPEALVTVHEGVATTHPIAGTRWRGETEEDDILLEKDLLADEKENSEHLMLVDLGRNDLGRVCEPGTVKVHDYRHIERYSHVMHLVSTVTGRLADGKHALDAVTACFPAGTLSGAPKVRAMQLIDELEPTRRGIYGGIVGYLDFAGDADTAIAIRTALIKDGTAYVQAGAGVVADSDPEYEDTEARNKAMAVLSAIAAAQTLRPFAGPHGGDR, encoded by the coding sequence ATGCGCGGCGAATCCACCACTGTTCCGGCACCTCCGTCGATTACGGAGGGGCAGGTCGTCGACGATTCGACCACTACCCGTGAGCAGTTCCGGGCGTTGGCGGCCGAACATCGGGTCGTGCCGGTGGTGCGGAAGGTGCTGGCGGATGCGGAGACTCCGTTGTCGGCGTATTCGAAGCTGGCGGGGGGCCGGCCGGGCACGTTCCTGCTGGAGTCGGCGGAGAACGGTCGGTCGTGGTCGCGGTGGTCGTTCATCGGGGCGGGCAGCCCGGCGGCGCTCACGGTGCGTGACGGTGAGGCGGCGTGGTTCGGCAATGTTCCGGCGGGGGCGCCGTCGGGTGGTGATCCGATCGCGGCGCTGGGACGCACCCTGGAGTTGCTGCGCAGTGAACGCCTGCCCGGTCTGCCGCCGCTGACCGGTGGCATGGTCGGTTTCCTCGGGTACGACGCGGTCCGTCGCCTCGAACGTCTGCCCGAGCACGCCGTCGACGATCTGCAGATCCCGGAGATGGTGATGCTGCTGGCCACCGATCTCGCGGCGGTCGACCACCACGAGGGGGCGATCACGCTCATCGCGAACGCCGTCAACTGGGACGGTTCCGACGAACGGGTCGACGAGGCGTACGACGACGCCGTCGCCCGACTGGACCGGATGACCGAGGCATTGTCGGCGCCGGCGCGGTCGACGGTGTCGACGTTCGCGCGGCCGCGGCCCGAGTTCCACCGGCAGCGCACCACCGAGGGATTCGGTGCGGACGTGCGCCGCCTGATCGGTGAGATCGAGGCCGGTGAGGCGTTCCAGGTGGTGTTGTCGCAGCGCTTCGAAATGGATTGCGACGCAGAACCGATCGACGTGTACCGGATGTTGCGGGCATCGAACCCGAGCCCGTACATGTACCTGGTGCAGGTTCCGGACGGTGACGGCGACACGGCGTTCTCGATCGTCGGATCGAGCCCGGAGGCGCTGGTGACCGTCCACGAGGGGGTCGCGACGACGCATCCGATCGCCGGTACCCGCTGGCGTGGGGAGACGGAGGAGGACGACATCCTGCTCGAGAAGGATCTCCTGGCCGACGAGAAGGAGAATTCCGAGCACCTGATGCTCGTCGACCTCGGTCGCAACGACCTCGGCCGGGTGTGCGAGCCGGGCACCGTGAAGGTGCACGACTACCGGCACATCGAGCGGTACAGCCACGTGATGCATCTCGTCTCGACCGTCACCGGACGGCTCGCCGACGGTAAGCACGCTCTCGACGCGGTCACCGCGTGCTTCCCGGCCGGCACCCTCTCGGGGGCGCCCAAGGTGCGGGCGATGCAGTTGATCGACGAGCTCGAACCCACCCGCCGGGGCATCTACGGTGGCATCGTCGGCTATCTCGACTTCGCGGGGGACGCCGACACCGCGATCGCGATCCGCACCGCCTTGATCAAGGACGGCACAGCGTATGTGCAGGCCGGTGCGGGGGTGGTCGCCGACTCGGATCCCGAATACGAGGACACCGAGGCCCGTAACAAGGCGATGGCGGTCCTGAGCGCCATCGCGGCAGCGCAGACACTGCGGCCCTTCGCGGGACCGCACGGAGGTGATCGGTGA
- a CDS encoding dioxygenase — translation MPAIFLSHGAPPLVDSATWVDELARWSADLPRPTAILVVSAHWESAPLTIGAVDTGTPLVYDFGGFPQRFYEVTYAAPGAPDLARQVAALMPDDEPVHHDRRRGLDHGAYVPLTVMYPDADIPVLQISMPTLDPQRLLALGRRLRPLREQGVLIVGSGFTTHGLPFLRDPSPDAVPPGWSAEFDAWAGERIAAGDVDALIDFRSRAPGMPYAHPTIEHFAPLFVTLGAANDPEQAPAQVIDGFWTGLSKRSIQVA, via the coding sequence ATGCCGGCGATCTTCCTCAGCCACGGCGCCCCACCCCTGGTCGACAGCGCGACCTGGGTCGACGAACTGGCCCGATGGTCCGCCGACCTGCCCCGGCCGACCGCGATCCTCGTCGTGTCCGCGCACTGGGAGTCGGCGCCGCTGACGATCGGTGCCGTCGACACCGGCACCCCGCTCGTGTACGACTTCGGCGGGTTTCCCCAGCGCTTCTACGAGGTCACCTACGCCGCACCCGGCGCACCCGACCTGGCCCGGCAGGTCGCCGCACTGATGCCCGACGACGAACCGGTCCACCACGACCGGCGCCGCGGCCTCGATCACGGCGCGTACGTGCCGCTCACGGTCATGTATCCGGACGCCGACATCCCCGTCCTGCAGATCTCGATGCCCACCCTCGACCCACAGCGGCTGCTCGCCCTGGGGCGTCGCCTGCGGCCGCTACGCGAGCAGGGTGTGCTGATCGTCGGATCGGGATTCACGACCCACGGGCTGCCGTTCCTGCGGGACCCGTCGCCCGACGCCGTCCCGCCCGGCTGGTCGGCCGAGTTCGATGCGTGGGCGGGGGAGCGGATCGCGGCCGGGGACGTCGACGCGCTGATCGACTTCCGCAGCCGGGCGCCGGGCATGCCCTACGCACACCCGACGATCGAGCACTTCGCGCCGCTGTTCGTCACCCTCGGGGCGGCGAACGATCCCGAACAGGCCCCGGCCCAGGTGATCGACGGATTCTGGACGGGACTGTCGAAGCGGTCGATCCAGGTGGCGTGA
- a CDS encoding MarR family winged helix-turn-helix transcriptional regulator — MSAPDDTDTPWLTPDQQAAWRTLVALITRLPAALDTQLQRDAGITHFEYFVLAVLSEADGRRLRLSELAADANASLSRLSHVVTRLEKRGWVRRDTVPGVRGAFAVLTDDGMATVTDAAPGHVRTVQALVFEGLDGNQVTQLAELGTTLIGQLDRGIAAGTGKA; from the coding sequence ATGAGCGCGCCCGACGACACCGACACCCCCTGGCTCACGCCCGACCAGCAGGCCGCGTGGCGCACCCTGGTGGCCCTGATCACCCGACTACCGGCCGCGCTCGACACCCAGTTGCAGCGCGACGCCGGGATCACCCACTTCGAGTACTTCGTTCTCGCCGTCCTGTCGGAAGCCGACGGCCGACGACTGCGCCTGTCCGAACTCGCCGCCGACGCCAACGCCTCCCTGTCCCGGCTCTCCCACGTCGTGACCCGCCTCGAGAAACGCGGCTGGGTGCGCCGCGACACGGTGCCCGGGGTGCGGGGCGCGTTCGCGGTCCTCACCGACGACGGCATGGCGACGGTCACGGACGCCGCACCCGGGCACGTACGCACCGTCCAGGCACTCGTGTTCGAAGGCCTGGACGGGAACCAGGTGACGCAACTGGCGGAGCTCGGTACCACCCTGATCGGTCAGCTCGACCGCGGCATCGCCGCCGGCACCGGCAAGGCCTGA
- a CDS encoding 2-hydroxymuconate tautomerase family protein codes for MPLIQISQTPGLTAEQKRATIAAVTAAYAEATGKNASSVWVTITEVPREHWGVGGEPLG; via the coding sequence ATGCCACTCATTCAGATCAGCCAGACCCCGGGCCTGACGGCCGAGCAGAAGCGCGCCACGATCGCCGCGGTCACCGCGGCGTACGCCGAAGCCACCGGGAAGAATGCGTCGTCGGTGTGGGTGACGATCACCGAGGTGCCCCGCGAACACTGGGGTGTCGGCGGCGAGCCGCTGGGATGA
- a CDS encoding DUF6131 family protein, which translates to MIVLGLILLLIGFLTGVSIIWTIGIVLLVIGVILALIGATGRAVGGRRYWY; encoded by the coding sequence ATGATCGTGCTGGGTTTGATCCTGTTGCTGATCGGCTTTCTCACCGGTGTCTCGATCATCTGGACGATCGGCATCGTGCTGCTCGTGATCGGCGTGATCCTCGCCCTGATCGGTGCCACGGGCAGGGCGGTCGGTGGTCGACGGTACTGGTATTGA
- a CDS encoding DUF6480 family protein — protein MTEVLQKSGPQHNPDPEPGHIPDLEPGGGVPIGSTPPESEGISDLAGHEPEIGRGFPTTGTVAVGAIAVVFTVVAIGLILMVAGVG, from the coding sequence ATGACCGAAGTACTGCAGAAGTCCGGCCCGCAACACAACCCGGATCCCGAACCGGGACACATCCCCGACCTCGAGCCAGGCGGCGGGGTCCCGATCGGTTCGACACCCCCCGAATCCGAAGGTATCTCGGACCTTGCCGGACACGAACCGGAGATCGGTCGGGGCTTCCCGACGACGGGAACCGTCGCTGTCGGTGCCATCGCCGTGGTCTTCACCGTCGTCGCGATCGGGCTGATCCTGATGGTCGCCGGAGTGGGGTGA
- a CDS encoding ATP-binding protein codes for MTRTCATTTRPDELDPVLELRAPADPVHLGPLRGVATALAGQCNMDLDRLADLRLAVDETCSTLLRIALPGTDIVCRFRLSPDSFRLAAAVSAPPEEADAPVERKFGWHVLRTLTDELEITRGPGAGPDRTAVTIAFTMFGGDAV; via the coding sequence ATGACGCGAACCTGCGCAACCACGACACGGCCGGACGAACTCGACCCGGTTCTCGAGCTTCGGGCGCCGGCGGACCCCGTGCACCTGGGCCCGCTGCGCGGGGTCGCGACGGCACTGGCCGGCCAGTGCAACATGGATCTCGACCGGCTGGCCGACCTCCGGCTCGCCGTCGACGAGACGTGCAGCACGCTGCTGCGGATCGCGCTTCCCGGCACCGACATCGTCTGCCGGTTCCGGTTGTCCCCCGACTCGTTCCGGCTCGCGGCCGCCGTCTCGGCGCCACCGGAGGAGGCGGACGCCCCGGTGGAACGGAAGTTCGGCTGGCACGTCCTGCGCACGCTCACCGACGAACTCGAGATCACCCGCGGTCCGGGAGCCGGCCCCGACCGGACGGCCGTCACGATCGCGTTCACCATGTTCGGCGGGGACGCCGTGTGA
- a CDS encoding SigB/SigF/SigG family RNA polymerase sigma factor → MFTTLRSLGSDDPAHAEVRQAIITRCLPLAEHIAQRFDRRGEPFDDLLQVASLGLVNAVDRFDADRGCEFLAFAVPTIMGEVRRHFRDTGWAVRVPRRLKELHLEITKSAAALSQRLGRSPTTHEIAVDLDVADDDVVQGLQAATGYHTLSVDAAAGGTDTGATLADVLGERDGDLAGVEDHETIRVLLGTLPARERTVLLLRFFGDQTQSQIAERIGVSQMHVSRILSDTLARLREQAEQ, encoded by the coding sequence ATGTTCACGACGTTGCGTTCACTCGGGTCCGACGATCCGGCGCACGCCGAGGTGCGGCAGGCCATCATCACCCGGTGCCTGCCGCTGGCCGAGCACATCGCCCAGCGGTTCGACCGCCGCGGCGAACCGTTCGACGATCTGCTCCAGGTGGCGAGCCTGGGCCTGGTCAATGCCGTCGACCGCTTCGATGCCGACCGCGGCTGCGAGTTCCTCGCGTTCGCGGTTCCCACCATCATGGGCGAGGTGCGTCGGCACTTCCGGGACACCGGGTGGGCAGTGCGGGTTCCGCGGCGGCTCAAAGAACTCCACCTCGAGATCACCAAGTCCGCCGCGGCCCTGTCCCAGCGGTTGGGGCGCTCGCCGACCACCCACGAGATCGCCGTCGACCTCGACGTCGCCGACGACGACGTCGTGCAGGGCCTGCAGGCCGCGACCGGCTACCACACCCTGTCGGTCGACGCGGCCGCCGGCGGCACCGATACCGGTGCGACCCTCGCCGACGTGCTCGGGGAACGCGACGGCGACCTGGCCGGGGTCGAGGACCACGAGACGATCCGGGTACTCCTCGGGACGCTGCCGGCGCGGGAGCGCACCGTCCTGCTCCTGCGGTTCTTCGGCGACCAGACCCAGTCGCAGATCGCCGAACGCATCGGCGTCTCGCAGATGCACGTGTCCCGCATTCTGTCCGACACCCTTGCCAGGCTCCGGGAGCAGGCCGAACAGTGA
- a CDS encoding STAS domain-containing protein — translation MSHHFLSTIPRVDDVSDAPDSSGRPGRPVSTAAVIVESAPNLDMNTVDDFRHAYRAAFDALTERGVTAGDVVVLDLTHTDFVSVDAARALAEAHDLAAHRGIEFALVAVTRGIERALTVTGGDRLLPCHRTVDAAIAYTGAQ, via the coding sequence GTGTCCCACCATTTCCTCTCCACCATTCCGCGTGTCGACGACGTCTCGGACGCCCCGGACTCTTCGGGCCGGCCCGGTCGTCCGGTGTCGACGGCGGCGGTGATCGTGGAGTCCGCCCCGAACCTCGACATGAACACCGTCGACGATTTCCGTCACGCCTACCGGGCCGCGTTCGACGCCCTCACCGAACGCGGGGTCACTGCCGGGGACGTCGTCGTCCTCGACCTGACCCACACCGATTTCGTCAGTGTCGACGCCGCGCGTGCGCTGGCCGAGGCACACGATCTGGCCGCGCACCGCGGCATCGAGTTCGCTCTCGTGGCGGTGACACGCGGCATCGAACGTGCCCTGACCGTCACCGGGGGCGACCGCCTCCTGCCGTGCCATCGCACCGTCGATGCGGCGATCGCCTACACGGGTGCACAGTGA
- a CDS encoding CinA family protein: MSERLAHLAQITGRAVATAESLTGGRISCLLGASPDSSRWFRGAVVAYARDVKYELLGVPPGPVVSEVSARAMAGRTAELLGADTVIAVTGAGGPDPQDGQDPGTVWFALYDRGTVRAEKLVFTGEPDAVVEQTVEHALALLSGCME, translated from the coding sequence GTGAGCGAACGTCTCGCCCACCTCGCCCAGATCACAGGACGAGCCGTGGCCACCGCGGAATCCCTTACCGGGGGCCGTATTTCGTGCCTTCTCGGCGCCTCGCCGGATTCGTCCCGATGGTTCCGGGGTGCCGTCGTCGCGTACGCCCGCGACGTCAAGTACGAACTGCTCGGTGTCCCTCCGGGGCCGGTCGTCTCGGAGGTCAGCGCGCGGGCCATGGCCGGTCGCACCGCCGAGTTGTTGGGCGCCGACACCGTGATCGCCGTGACCGGCGCCGGTGGCCCCGACCCGCAGGACGGTCAGGACCCGGGCACGGTGTGGTTCGCGCTGTACGACCGGGGGACGGTGCGTGCCGAGAAACTCGTCTTCACCGGTGAACCCGACGCCGTCGTCGAGCAGACCGTCGAGCACGCACTGGCACTGCTGTCCGGCTGCATGGAGTGA
- a CDS encoding zinc-dependent alcohol dehydrogenase, with translation MKAVTWQGKRRVGVDTVPDPRIEQPTDAIVRLTTTNLCGSDLHLYELLGPFMNPGDILGHEPMGIVEEVGSEIDGLAVGDRVVVPFQIACGHCWMCGQGMPTQCETTQVREQGTGAALFGYSKLYGAVPGAQAEYLRVPHADFTHIAVPDGPPDDRFVYLSDVLPTAWQAVEYAHVREGESLTVLGLGPIGDMAARIAAHRGVRVVGVDLVPERLARLRDRGIEVLDLREHDDLAAAIRDLTDGRGTDAVIDAVGMEAHGSPGSRVVQQATGLLPDAIAGPLFTHAGIDRLAALNAAIEIVRRGGTVSIVGVYGGALDPLPMFTMFDKQIRLRMGQANVKRWAGEILPLLTDDDPLGVDTFATHRLPLADAPHAYEMFQKKQDGAVKILFEP, from the coding sequence GTGAAGGCGGTGACATGGCAGGGCAAGCGTCGAGTGGGCGTCGACACCGTCCCGGACCCCCGGATCGAGCAGCCCACCGACGCGATCGTGCGATTGACGACCACCAATCTGTGCGGGTCGGATCTGCACCTGTACGAACTACTGGGGCCGTTCATGAATCCGGGCGACATCCTGGGGCACGAGCCGATGGGCATCGTGGAGGAGGTCGGCAGCGAGATCGACGGACTCGCGGTCGGGGACCGCGTGGTGGTGCCGTTCCAGATCGCGTGCGGGCACTGCTGGATGTGCGGGCAGGGCATGCCGACCCAGTGCGAAACGACGCAGGTGCGGGAGCAGGGCACCGGGGCGGCCCTGTTCGGCTACTCGAAACTGTACGGCGCGGTACCCGGCGCGCAAGCCGAGTACCTGCGGGTTCCGCACGCCGACTTCACGCACATCGCGGTGCCCGACGGCCCGCCCGACGACCGGTTCGTCTACCTGTCCGATGTCCTGCCCACGGCGTGGCAGGCCGTCGAGTACGCCCACGTCCGAGAGGGCGAGTCGTTGACCGTCCTGGGGCTCGGTCCGATCGGCGACATGGCGGCCCGTATCGCCGCCCACCGCGGGGTCCGGGTGGTCGGGGTCGATCTGGTGCCGGAGCGGCTGGCCCGGCTGCGGGACCGTGGCATCGAGGTTCTCGACCTGCGCGAGCACGACGACCTCGCCGCCGCGATCCGGGATCTCACGGACGGCCGTGGCACCGACGCCGTCATCGACGCGGTGGGAATGGAAGCCCACGGTTCCCCCGGTTCGAGGGTGGTCCAGCAGGCGACCGGCCTGTTGCCGGACGCAATCGCCGGACCGTTGTTCACCCACGCCGGCATCGACCGGCTCGCGGCACTGAACGCGGCGATCGAGATCGTCCGCCGCGGCGGCACGGTCTCGATCGTCGGCGTCTACGGTGGCGCGCTCGATCCGTTGCCGATGTTCACGATGTTCGACAAGCAGATCCGGCTCCGGATGGGGCAGGCGAACGTCAAGCGGTGGGCGGGCGAGATCCTGCCGCTGCTCACCGACGACGACCCACTCGGTGTCGACACGTTCGCCACGCACCGCCTGCCGCTGGCCGACGCCCCGCACGCGTACGAGATGTTCCAGAAGAAGCAGGACGGCGCGGTCAAGATCCTGTTCGAGCCCTGA
- a CDS encoding HemK2/MTQ2 family protein methyltransferase: MVIRRLEDATDRPAVRVPPRLWRLPGVYAPQSDSYLLARTLSSEPRAVDARILDIGAGTGLLSVYAALAGAAHVTAVDVHRRSLLNTRLNAALNRVRVRTVHGDLTEALPGARFDVVVSNPPYVPAPDDVLPRTGLGRCWDAGRDGRAYLDRICRDAADLLTPGGVLLLLQSAVCGVDRTRAMLEARDLDVTIAATARIPFGPVLTERADMLRKRGMLAPDADREELVVFRAAS; encoded by the coding sequence ATGGTGATCAGACGACTCGAGGACGCTACCGACCGACCGGCCGTACGTGTTCCGCCCCGATTGTGGCGACTGCCGGGCGTGTACGCGCCCCAGTCGGACAGCTACCTTCTCGCGCGCACCTTGTCCTCCGAGCCGCGGGCCGTCGACGCGAGGATCCTCGACATCGGGGCGGGAACGGGACTGCTGTCCGTATACGCGGCTCTTGCCGGGGCCGCGCACGTGACGGCCGTCGACGTACATCGCCGGTCGCTGCTCAACACCCGGCTGAATGCGGCACTCAACCGCGTGCGGGTGCGGACCGTACACGGCGACCTCACCGAGGCGTTGCCGGGTGCCCGGTTCGACGTGGTGGTGTCCAACCCGCCCTACGTCCCGGCGCCGGACGACGTCCTTCCCCGCACGGGGCTGGGACGCTGCTGGGATGCCGGTCGGGACGGGCGCGCCTACCTGGACCGCATCTGCCGTGATGCCGCGGACCTGTTGACGCCCGGCGGAGTGCTGCTGCTGTTGCAGTCGGCCGTGTGCGGGGTGGATCGGACCCGGGCCATGCTCGAGGCCCGGGACCTCGACGTGACGATCGCCGCCACCGCCCGCATCCCGTTCGGTCCGGTCCTCACCGAGCGGGCCGACATGCTCCGGAAGCGTGGCATGCTCGCACCGGACGCCGACCGCGAAGAACTCGTCGTGTTCCGGGCGGCATCATGA
- a CDS encoding CDGSH iron-sulfur domain-containing protein, which translates to MTADPDVIVGTEASITVCPDGPLLVRGPVTIVDGAGRSITPPSRMCALCRCGRTSRTPFCDGTHKKRKRVSPAEAS; encoded by the coding sequence ATGACTGCGGACCCCGACGTGATCGTCGGGACGGAGGCGTCGATCACGGTCTGCCCCGACGGCCCGCTGCTGGTGCGCGGCCCCGTCACGATCGTCGACGGGGCGGGCCGCTCGATCACCCCACCGAGCCGCATGTGCGCGCTGTGCCGGTGCGGGCGCACGTCGCGGACACCGTTCTGCGACGGCACCCACAAGAAGCGCAAGCGTGTCTCCCCGGCCGAGGCGTCGTGA
- a CDS encoding iron-containing redox enzyme family protein — protein MPEPQARGPLSAAVLDVVTGRSLPREFPAPPLPDAPDVLTDDDLQLTLTVLYELHLAGIVGVDASWEWDPALLALRRRLEAVFDGALHALSHSAVTTARTEFGDDVAAALWDMTAPTTTPGLSGFLAHDADPEQFREFLVHRSLNQLREADVHTWGIPRLQGPPKAALVEIQSDEYGGGRYEHMHARLFANTMRALGLSPGYAHYVDATPAVTLSSLNALSYFGFHRRLLPALIGHLCAVETTSALPAKKIAAGLSRLGYGSDATTFFDVHVEADSAHEQIAVRELAGGFVAGAPDSLDGVLFGAATCLGLDDLVGEHMLRSWSGSESSLRRPL, from the coding sequence ATGCCGGAGCCTCAGGCTCGGGGCCCGCTCAGCGCGGCCGTGCTCGATGTCGTGACCGGCCGTTCCCTCCCCCGCGAGTTCCCGGCCCCTCCCCTGCCCGACGCCCCCGACGTCCTCACGGACGACGATCTCCAGTTGACACTCACGGTGCTGTACGAACTGCATCTGGCCGGCATCGTGGGTGTCGACGCGTCCTGGGAGTGGGATCCGGCGCTCCTGGCGTTGCGCCGGCGACTCGAAGCGGTGTTCGACGGTGCACTGCACGCACTTTCCCACTCCGCGGTCACCACCGCCCGCACCGAATTCGGCGACGATGTGGCGGCCGCCCTGTGGGACATGACCGCCCCCACCACGACGCCGGGCCTGTCCGGGTTCCTCGCGCACGACGCGGACCCGGAACAGTTCCGGGAGTTCCTCGTCCACCGCTCCCTCAACCAGCTGCGGGAAGCCGACGTGCACACGTGGGGCATCCCACGCCTGCAGGGTCCACCGAAGGCGGCCCTGGTGGAGATCCAGTCCGACGAGTACGGGGGTGGACGCTACGAGCACATGCATGCGCGGTTGTTCGCGAACACGATGCGTGCGCTCGGCCTGTCGCCGGGCTACGCCCATTATGTCGACGCGACGCCCGCCGTCACCCTGTCCTCGTTGAATGCCTTGTCGTACTTCGGTTTCCACCGCCGTCTCCTGCCCGCACTGATCGGGCACCTGTGCGCGGTGGAGACCACGTCGGCGCTGCCGGCGAAGAAGATCGCGGCGGGACTGTCGCGGCTCGGGTACGGCTCCGATGCGACGACGTTCTTCGACGTCCACGTCGAGGCGGACTCCGCGCACGAGCAGATCGCCGTCCGGGAACTGGCGGGCGGCTTCGTCGCCGGCGCCCCGGACAGCCTCGACGGCGTCCTGTTCGGCGCCGCCACCTGCCTGGGCCTCGACGATCTGGTGGGCGAGCACATGCTCCGGTCGTGGTCCGGGAGCGAAAGCTCACTACGCCGGCCGCTGTGA